A single region of the Ictalurus punctatus breed USDA103 chromosome 26, Coco_2.0, whole genome shotgun sequence genome encodes:
- the LOC128629189 gene encoding endonuclease domain-containing 1 protein-like has product MKLLSVVLLLLPLSLCLARVVDDFTESCPGFFATPNHVVSPPTGFTGDRFKRICQTLNDTVEFATLYDTENRIPVYSAYRFTRLMKCNRTDKWYIEPQLEDGILWPNMVNESAVRKEGVNIVNQAVNADYARSRCDKGHLAPVSHAASQSCSNASFTLTNAAPQNPSFNRGQWKVTERAMANSLKKYCLNEGLRAFVVTGVVPGNNKMNNRVQIPSHFWTAFCCLNNNNKTIRSGAYIGENSNDFAPYRKSVLDVETELTELYRKHFRNIIPFKFQLFDGKCYTETERAQKRKKSGCETNKRQKL; this is encoded by the exons ATGAAGCTCCTCAGTGTGGTTCTCCTTCTGCTTCCACTCTCGCTCTGTTTGGCTAGAGTCGTGGATGATTTTACTGAGAGCTGTCCAGGGTTCTTCGCTACTCCGAATCATGTCGTTTCTCCTCCCACGGGTTTTACTGGGGATCGCTTTAAACGGATCTGTCAAACTCTAAATGACACAGTTGAATTCGCGACACTTTATGACACGGAGAACAGGATCCCAGTTTACTCAGCATACAGGTTTACCAGACTAATGAAGTGTAATAGAACGGACAAGTGGTATATTGAACCTCAG CTGGAAGATGGAATCTTGTGGCCAAACATGGTTAATGAGTCTGCTGTGAGAAAAGAAGGTGTAAATATAGTTAATCAGGCTGTGAATGCCGATTACGCCAGGTCTCGCTGTGATAAAGGACACCTGGCTCCAGTTTCCCATGCCGCCTCACAGAGCTGTTCTAATGCCAGCTTCACTCTGACCAACGCTGCTCCACAGAATCCATCATTCAACCGCGGGCAGTGGAAGGTGACAGAAAGAGCAATGGCTAATTCTCTGAAAAAATATTGCCTTAATGAAGGCCTGCGTGCATTTGTAGTAACTGGGGTTGTGCCgggtaataataaaatgaataacagAGTGCAAATTCCCAGTCACTTCTGGACGGCATTCTGCTGccttaataacaataataaaactataCGCTCAGGTGCATATATTGGAGAAAATAGTAATGATTTTGCACCATATCGGAAGAGCGTGCTGGACGTGGAGACAGAGTTAACAGAGCTGTATAGGAAACATTTCCGTAACATCATTCCTTTCAAATTCCAGCTTTTTGATGGAAAATGCTATACAGAAACTGAAAGGGCACAAAAGCGTAAAAAGTCCGGCTGTGAGACAAATAAACGTCAAAAATTGTAA